One window of Botrimarina mediterranea genomic DNA carries:
- a CDS encoding glycoside hydrolase family 9 protein, protein MLPRSIAVLLAIVACQSPALTADSESPKSHVRVNLVGYLPADTKVAVVFSHERVEDGFAVVHSETGASVYEGKLASSPAPGWGKFEHYYVADFSKVTAEGNYELRLDSGARSTSFRIGDDAYGNHQADLLLFMRQQRCGYNPYLDMACHRLDGRTAYGPRPAESFIDASGGWHDAGDQLKYLITSSFATAAMLLAYELEPDKFGDIVDDMGRPRANGIADVLDEAKWGLDWMLKLHPTPDELYHQVADDRDHNGWKWPNDDSSDYGWGPNSYRVAYAADGKPQGLAKYQSKSTGMANLAGRYAAAMTMAARIWRTELGDHVYAARCLQAAKEVYSLGKRHEGFQQGNSYGAPYRYEEDTWADDMEWGAAELFKATGEVDYLDDAKRYAEIIGDTSWMPLEKAGHYQMYPFINIGHFALYPLVDKEFQGKLAGYYRSGIDATVARAEQNAFGIGVPFIWCSNNLATALATQVLLYEQMTGDRQHHDHLLAQRDWLLGRNPWGTSMFTGIPRDGERPIDVHTSLWKLGKMDVPGGLVDGPVYAEVYNSLKGLHLENPDEFAEFQNDFVVYHDDIGDYSTNEPTMDGTAGAVYLMAHFGTPDPTSPRRSARQKQLSMSEGGVVRGPRDEKRLAMVFTGGSYGEGAVTILDALENRGLRGSFFVTGDYLAMADQAPILRRMIDGGHYLGPHSHAHLLYAPWEDRSRSLVTEREFKEDLEANLAELRKLGACQTSPVYFIPPYEYYIDQHSKWSGEMGCVLFNFTPGSGSNRDWAPESHRSFRPSKQIAQEILDFEAREPDGLNGFLLLLHLGSDRKDKMPPHVGPLLDELIARGYAFARVDELLGSPQAATP, encoded by the coding sequence ATGCTGCCTCGATCGATCGCTGTACTTCTGGCTATCGTCGCTTGCCAGAGCCCTGCTCTGACGGCTGATAGCGAGTCGCCGAAGTCTCATGTTCGTGTCAATTTGGTCGGGTACCTGCCAGCGGACACGAAGGTCGCCGTCGTCTTCTCCCACGAGCGTGTCGAAGACGGCTTCGCTGTCGTCCACTCAGAGACTGGCGCATCCGTCTACGAGGGCAAGCTCGCTTCGTCTCCAGCACCGGGTTGGGGGAAGTTCGAACATTACTACGTCGCCGACTTTTCGAAGGTCACGGCGGAGGGTAACTACGAATTGCGGCTCGACTCGGGCGCCAGGTCAACAAGCTTTCGCATCGGCGACGACGCTTACGGCAACCATCAAGCCGACCTGCTGCTATTCATGCGGCAGCAGCGGTGCGGTTACAACCCGTACCTCGACATGGCGTGTCATCGACTCGACGGCCGCACGGCATACGGGCCACGGCCGGCGGAGTCGTTCATCGACGCCTCGGGCGGCTGGCACGACGCCGGGGACCAACTCAAGTACCTCATCACCAGCAGCTTCGCCACCGCCGCGATGCTGTTGGCGTACGAACTTGAGCCCGACAAGTTCGGCGACATCGTCGATGACATGGGGCGCCCGCGCGCGAACGGAATCGCGGACGTGCTCGACGAGGCCAAGTGGGGGCTCGACTGGATGCTCAAGCTCCATCCAACGCCCGATGAGCTCTACCACCAAGTCGCCGACGACCGCGACCACAACGGTTGGAAGTGGCCCAACGACGACTCGTCGGATTACGGCTGGGGGCCTAATAGCTACCGGGTCGCCTACGCCGCCGATGGTAAGCCGCAAGGCCTCGCCAAGTATCAGAGCAAATCGACCGGTATGGCGAACCTCGCCGGACGTTACGCGGCCGCGATGACGATGGCGGCGCGGATCTGGCGGACCGAGCTCGGCGATCATGTCTATGCGGCCCGCTGCCTGCAAGCGGCGAAGGAAGTTTACTCGCTCGGCAAGCGGCACGAGGGCTTCCAGCAGGGCAACTCCTACGGCGCGCCGTATCGCTACGAAGAGGACACGTGGGCCGACGACATGGAGTGGGGCGCCGCCGAGCTCTTTAAAGCAACGGGCGAAGTCGACTATCTCGACGACGCAAAGCGATACGCCGAGATCATCGGCGACACGTCGTGGATGCCGCTCGAGAAAGCAGGGCACTACCAGATGTACCCTTTCATCAATATCGGGCACTTTGCGCTCTATCCGCTTGTGGATAAGGAATTCCAAGGGAAGCTCGCCGGCTATTACCGCTCGGGTATCGACGCCACCGTCGCCCGGGCGGAGCAGAACGCCTTCGGTATTGGCGTGCCGTTCATCTGGTGCTCGAACAACCTAGCGACCGCCCTTGCAACACAAGTCTTGTTGTACGAACAAATGACGGGCGACAGGCAGCACCATGACCACCTGCTCGCGCAGCGAGACTGGCTATTGGGGCGCAACCCATGGGGAACTTCGATGTTCACCGGCATCCCGCGCGACGGCGAGCGGCCGATCGATGTGCACACGAGCCTGTGGAAGCTCGGCAAGATGGACGTGCCGGGCGGCCTCGTCGACGGTCCCGTCTACGCGGAGGTCTACAACTCGCTGAAGGGGTTGCACCTCGAGAACCCCGACGAGTTCGCCGAGTTCCAGAACGATTTCGTCGTCTACCATGACGACATCGGCGACTACTCGACCAACGAGCCAACGATGGATGGCACCGCCGGCGCCGTCTATTTGATGGCTCACTTCGGCACGCCCGACCCGACCTCGCCGCGACGCAGCGCGAGGCAAAAGCAACTCTCGATGTCGGAAGGTGGCGTTGTCCGCGGGCCGCGCGATGAGAAAAGACTGGCGATGGTTTTTACCGGCGGCTCGTACGGCGAAGGCGCCGTGACGATTCTCGACGCGCTGGAGAATCGGGGGCTGCGTGGTTCGTTCTTCGTAACGGGCGACTATCTCGCCATGGCCGATCAGGCGCCGATCCTGCGGCGGATGATCGATGGCGGCCACTATCTCGGCCCGCATTCGCACGCCCACTTGCTCTACGCCCCATGGGAAGACCGCAGCAGATCTCTCGTCACTGAGCGTGAGTTCAAAGAAGACCTCGAAGCGAATCTCGCCGAGTTGCGTAAGCTTGGCGCCTGCCAAACTTCGCCCGTCTACTTCATTCCGCCCTACGAGTACTACATCGATCAGCATTCGAAGTGGTCCGGCGAGATGGGCTGTGTGCTCTTCAACTTCACCCCCGGCAGCGGCTCGAACCGTGACTGGGCGCCCGAAAGCCACAGGTCATTCCGCCCCTCGAAGCAGATCGCCCAAGAGATCCTCGACTTTGAAGCGCGCGAACCCGACGGCCTCAACGGGTTCCTACTGCTGTTGCACCTTGGCAGCGATCGCAAGGACAAGATGCCGCCGCACGTCGGCCCGCTACTCGACGAGCTGATCGCCCGGGGGTATGCGTTCGCCCGCGTGGACGAGTTGCTCGGCAGCCCGCAAGCCGCCACGCCATGA
- the hisF gene encoding imidazole glycerol phosphate synthase subunit HisF encodes MLAARVIPCLDVDRGRVVKGTNFVNLRDAGDPVDVAKRYEAEGADELVFLDITASHESRDITADMVRKVAEECFMPFTVGGGIRTLDDVRRLIQAGAEKVSINSAAVHTPELITEVSRAFGACATVVNIDPKRVRRDGGRGTGDEEFWEVFVSGGRKPTGLEAVAWAQEVERLGAGEIVLTCMDADGTKDGYDLEITRAVAEAVRIPVVASGGAGKPEHLADAILEGKASAALAASIFHFGEYTIAETKRLMADRGVPVRMLA; translated from the coding sequence ATGCTCGCCGCCCGTGTGATTCCCTGCCTCGACGTGGACCGTGGTCGCGTTGTTAAAGGCACGAACTTCGTCAACCTCCGCGACGCGGGCGACCCCGTCGATGTCGCCAAGCGCTATGAGGCGGAGGGCGCCGACGAGCTGGTGTTCCTCGACATCACCGCCAGCCACGAGAGCCGCGACATCACGGCCGACATGGTCCGCAAGGTGGCCGAGGAGTGCTTCATGCCGTTCACCGTCGGCGGCGGTATCCGCACGCTCGACGACGTGCGGCGGTTGATCCAAGCCGGCGCCGAGAAGGTGAGCATCAACTCGGCCGCGGTCCACACGCCAGAACTGATTACCGAAGTGTCGCGGGCATTCGGCGCCTGCGCGACGGTCGTCAACATCGACCCGAAAAGAGTACGGAGGGACGGGGGACGGGGGACGGGGGACGAGGAGTTTTGGGAGGTGTTTGTTTCCGGTGGGCGCAAGCCGACGGGGCTGGAGGCGGTTGCTTGGGCTCAGGAGGTCGAGCGGCTCGGCGCCGGCGAGATCGTCCTCACCTGCATGGACGCCGACGGCACGAAGGACGGCTACGACCTCGAGATCACCCGCGCCGTCGCCGAAGCGGTGCGGATCCCGGTGGTCGCCAGCGGCGGCGCCGGCAAGCCCGAGCACCTCGCCGACGCGATCCTCGAAGGCAAAGCGTCGGCGGCTTTGGCGGCGAGCATCTTCCACTTCGGCGAGTACACAATCGCCGAGACGAAGCGCCTGATGGCGGACCGCGGCGTACCGGTGCGGATGCTGGCTTAG
- a CDS encoding succinylglutamate desuccinylase/aspartoacylase family protein: MPAPLPHVWGAVTVPPGTSVEVSLAVSESYSGLTLPIPVFVRRGLEDGPALFVTAALHGDELNGTGAVRQLIGDPSLQLQRGTLMLAPIVNLLGFDRHSRYLPDRRDLNRCFPGTYGGSLASRLARILFDEIVGRCDYLIDLHTAAVRRTNFPNVRADLSDPRVAELARAFGSEIIVDGQGPEGSLRREACLVGKPTIILEGGEVWKVEPTVVEYAVRGVKNVLAYLGMIDQPPVPPPYQVEVRRTEWVRADHGGFLQMHVGPGDTVLAGSPVATNTSLVGTVIERLYAKHDSMVLGVVTLPSIAPGDPICHLGVLEESQPGPGARGIVKTLGNLPFSHPLNRVLGDLATNLLVTDEPPYDSEDDLETDEGVGHEEDV, encoded by the coding sequence ATGCCCGCCCCCCTGCCCCACGTTTGGGGCGCTGTGACTGTCCCGCCCGGAACCTCGGTGGAGGTATCGCTCGCCGTCTCCGAAAGCTACTCCGGCCTGACGCTGCCGATCCCGGTCTTTGTGCGCCGCGGGTTGGAAGACGGGCCGGCGCTCTTCGTCACGGCGGCGCTGCACGGCGACGAGCTCAACGGCACGGGCGCCGTGCGGCAGCTGATCGGCGATCCGTCGCTGCAACTCCAGCGCGGCACGCTGATGCTGGCGCCGATCGTCAACCTGCTGGGGTTCGACCGCCATAGCCGCTACCTGCCCGACCGCCGCGACCTCAACCGCTGCTTCCCGGGCACCTACGGCGGCAGCCTCGCTAGCCGACTCGCGCGGATCTTGTTCGACGAGATCGTCGGCCGTTGCGACTACCTGATCGACCTGCATACCGCGGCGGTGCGGCGGACCAACTTCCCGAACGTACGCGCCGACCTCTCCGACCCGCGCGTCGCCGAGCTGGCGCGCGCCTTCGGCTCGGAGATCATTGTCGATGGTCAGGGGCCCGAGGGTTCGTTGCGACGCGAGGCGTGTCTCGTTGGTAAGCCGACGATCATTCTCGAAGGGGGCGAGGTCTGGAAGGTCGAGCCGACGGTCGTCGAGTACGCGGTGCGTGGCGTGAAGAACGTGCTGGCGTACTTGGGCATGATCGACCAACCGCCTGTGCCGCCGCCGTATCAAGTCGAGGTGCGCCGCACCGAATGGGTCCGCGCCGACCACGGCGGCTTCTTGCAGATGCACGTCGGCCCCGGCGACACCGTCCTCGCCGGCAGCCCCGTCGCCACGAACACGAGCCTCGTCGGCACTGTCATCGAACGACTCTACGCCAAGCATGACTCGATGGTGCTCGGCGTCGTGACGCTGCCGTCGATCGCGCCGGGCGACCCGATCTGCCACCTCGGCGTCCTCGAAGAGAGCCAGCCCGGCCCCGGCGCGCGGGGCATCGTCAAGACGCTCGGCAACCTGCCGTTCAGTCACCCGCTGAACCGCGTGCTTGGGGACTTGGCGACGAACCTGCTCGTTACTGACGAACCGCCCTACGACTCGGAGGATGACCTCGAGACGGACGAGGGGGTTGGGCATGAAGAAGACGTTTGA
- a CDS encoding GNAT family N-acetyltransferase, translating into MSPTLRYSSSEPIDASQFIDVLERSGLAARRPVDSLATIEGMLRGASILVTVWDVEHLVGVSRAISDFSYCTYLSDLAVDVAYQKQGIGKELIRLTHEAAGPKSSLILLAAPAAVDYYPRIGMTQHKSCWTLPRWG; encoded by the coding sequence ATGAGTCCTACGCTTCGTTACTCGTCGTCGGAGCCGATCGACGCCAGCCAGTTTATCGACGTGCTCGAGCGATCGGGGCTCGCCGCACGGCGTCCTGTGGACAGCCTCGCCACGATCGAAGGGATGCTCCGCGGCGCGAGCATTCTTGTCACCGTTTGGGACGTTGAACACTTGGTGGGCGTCAGTCGGGCGATCAGTGATTTCTCGTACTGCACGTACCTCTCCGACCTGGCCGTCGATGTCGCCTACCAGAAGCAAGGCATCGGCAAAGAACTGATCCGCCTCACGCACGAAGCGGCGGGGCCGAAGAGCTCGCTGATCCTCCTCGCCGCGCCGGCGGCGGTGGATTACTATCCACGCATCGGCATGACGCAACATAAGTCCTGCTGGACCCTGCCCCGCTGGGGCTGA
- a CDS encoding sugar phosphate isomerase/epimerase family protein — protein MPRLVTLFTGQWADLPLETLCQKAADFGYQGLELACWGDHFEVDKAMADPGYVDEKRDLLARYGLECHAISNHLAGQAVCDQIDHRHQSILPPRLWGDGDPVKVNQRCIEEMKQTARAAQRFGVKVVNGFTGSSIWPFLYSFPPVPESMIEEGFAFFAEQWNPILDVFDECGVKFALEVHPTEIAFDIYTAERALNAVGRREAFGFNFDPSHLIWQGVDPVEFIRYFPDRIYHCHVKDAIVTLNGRSGILASHLNFSDPRRGWDFRSPGHGGVNFEEIIRALNVVGYQGPLSVEWEDSGMDRDHGARDAAEFVKKIDFAPSTIAFDAAMAEQGDA, from the coding sequence ATGCCGCGCCTTGTCACGCTCTTCACCGGCCAGTGGGCCGACTTGCCGCTCGAGACGCTCTGCCAGAAGGCGGCCGATTTTGGCTACCAGGGGCTCGAGCTAGCCTGCTGGGGGGACCACTTCGAGGTCGATAAGGCGATGGCCGACCCGGGATACGTCGATGAGAAGCGCGACCTGCTCGCCCGCTACGGACTCGAGTGCCACGCGATCAGCAACCACCTCGCCGGGCAGGCGGTCTGCGACCAGATCGACCACCGCCACCAGTCGATCCTCCCGCCGCGGCTGTGGGGCGACGGCGACCCGGTGAAGGTCAACCAGCGCTGCATCGAAGAGATGAAGCAAACCGCCCGCGCGGCGCAGCGCTTCGGCGTGAAGGTCGTGAACGGCTTTACGGGCTCGTCGATCTGGCCGTTCCTCTACTCGTTCCCCCCCGTGCCCGAGTCGATGATCGAGGAAGGCTTTGCGTTCTTTGCCGAGCAGTGGAATCCGATCCTCGATGTCTTCGACGAGTGCGGCGTGAAGTTTGCGCTTGAAGTGCATCCCACCGAGATCGCCTTCGATATCTACACCGCTGAGCGCGCGCTCAACGCGGTCGGGCGGCGTGAGGCGTTCGGCTTTAACTTCGATCCGAGCCACCTGATCTGGCAGGGCGTCGATCCGGTCGAGTTCATCCGTTACTTCCCGGACCGCATCTACCACTGCCACGTGAAGGACGCGATCGTCACGCTTAACGGCCGTAGCGGCATCCTCGCCAGCCACCTCAATTTCAGCGACCCCCGCCGCGGCTGGGACTTCCGCTCACCGGGCCACGGTGGCGTCAACTTCGAAGAGATCATCCGCGCGCTGAACGTTGTCGGCTACCAAGGCCCGCTCTCGGTCGAGTGGGAAGACAGCGGCATGGACCGCGACCACGGCGCCCGCGACGCGGCCGAGTTCGTCAAGAAGATCGACTTCGCCCCCAGCACAATCGCGTTCGACGCCGCGATGGCCGAACAGGGAGACGCCTAG